A portion of the Pithys albifrons albifrons isolate INPA30051 chromosome 1, PitAlb_v1, whole genome shotgun sequence genome contains these proteins:
- the TAPBPL gene encoding LOW QUALITY PROTEIN: tapasin-related protein (The sequence of the model RefSeq protein was modified relative to this genomic sequence to represent the inferred CDS: substituted 1 base at 1 genomic stop codon): protein MQSEKSPLPVSIPHKECLLHVGCDGEEVNSEIPCHCCPWAEKRCCCTSWFMVILWFSTRISIALLLREPHCGTWDKERIPVSKEGALMATRWPKIHVDGVSQPARNERGRQVTYICLVSTLLHQAQHIIHLHMVNLCNSAISKSIDVYLFQSLQRVNVIPALVSFERDVMTILTGNNAEIPLSKACFSSHWQSXDGNYSITSYISISSAPGQAPATYSCLVSQGALAESLSVSAQEGHQVEHQLGGCSYASF, encoded by the exons ATGCAGAGTGAGAAGAGTCCATTGCCAGTATCCATCCCACATAAAGAGTGCCTGCTGCACGTGGGCTGTGATGGGGAGGAGGTGAACTCTGAGatcccctgccactgctgcccgTGGGCTGAAAAGAGGTGTTGCTGTACCTCCTGGTTCATGGTCATTCTATGGTTCTCCACCAGGATCAGCATTGCCCTGCTGCTTAGAGAACCTCACTGTGGCACTTGGGACAAGGAGAGGATTCCTGTGAGCAAGGAGGGAGCACTGATGGCTACCAGGTGGCCAAAAATCCATGTGGATGGGGTATCCCAGCCTGCAAGAAATGAGCGTGGGAGACAAGTGACATACATCTGTTTGGTGTCCACCCTGCTGCACCAGGCCCAGCACATCATCCACCTGCACATGGTCA ATTTGTGTAACTCTGCTATCAGTAAATCAATTGATGTTTATCTCTTCCAGAGCCTCCAAAGAGTTAATGTCATTCCAGCACTGGTGTCATTTGAGAGAGATGTGATGACTATTCTGACCGGCAACAATGCAGAAATTCCTCTCTCAAAGGCATGTTTCTCCAGCCACTGGCAAAGCTGAGATGGCAACTACAGCATCACCTCCTACATCAGCATCAgctcagccccagggcaggcaccAGCCACCTACAGCTGCCTTGTTTCACAAGGGGCCCTGGCAGAGTCCCTCTCTGTGAGTGCCCAAGAAGGGCACCAGGTAGAGCACCAG TTGGGAGGTTGCTCCTATGCCTCCTTCTGA